In Candidatus Margulisiibacteriota bacterium, a single genomic region encodes these proteins:
- a CDS encoding DUF2442 domain-containing protein, with protein sequence MYIVKDIAYAGEPGKSSAVIDITAVKPLNNYRLLLSFSTGEKKEYNVKPLLKYPAFQPLKDKAVFDKVRLKYGVPVWNNGEIDIDPECLYENSKDI encoded by the coding sequence GGAGAGCCAGGAAAAAGCTCCGCAGTAATAGATATTACGGCGGTAAAACCGTTGAATAATTATAGACTATTGCTTAGTTTTTCTACAGGCGAAAAAAAAGAATATAATGTCAAACCCTTATTAAAATACCCTGCCTTTCAGCCGTTGAAAGACAAGGCTGTTTTTGACAAAGTTCGGCTAAAATACGGAGTACCAGTTTGGAATAACGGCGAAATAGACATTGACCCGGAATGTTTGTACGAAAATAGCAAAGATATTTAA